A portion of the Capsicum annuum cultivar UCD-10X-F1 unplaced genomic scaffold, UCD10Xv1.1 ctg43824, whole genome shotgun sequence genome contains these proteins:
- the LOC124892091 gene encoding zinc finger protein ZIC 2-like: MKAYAIALISCGSVAAALVLILFYICKNGRKKKSHPVTRNVTGGSPAPPPRPIQVNRDVEKGDIKHKNNTTVRDGGMVILGTSAATVAATAAVTTSDSYTGGGGDGGGTSSGGYGGGGEGGTSGRGAGGGGGGEGGTSGGGCGGGF, translated from the coding sequence ATGAAAGCATATGCAATTGCACTTATAAGCTGTGGCTCTGTGGCAGCAgctctagttttgattttgttttatatttgtaAAAATGGCAGAAAGAAAAAGAGTCATCCTGTCACTAGGAATGTTACTGGTGGTTCTCCGGCTCCTCCTCCGCGGCCTATACAAGTGAACCGTGATGTTGAGAAGGGAGATattaaacacaagaacaacacaaCAGTAAGAGATGGTGGAATGGTTATTCTAGGTACTTCTGCTGCAACAGTTGCTGCCACTGCGGCTGTTACAACTAGTGATAGTTACACTGGAGGAGGTGGTGATGGCGGAGGAACGAGTAGTGGAGGATATGGAGGTGGTGGTGAAGGAGGGACAAGTGGTCGAGgagctggtggtggtggtggtggtgaagGGGGAACGAGTGGTGGGGGATGCGGCGGTGGATTTTGA